The genome window ACAGTACTCAAAATCGCGAAGTTCAATATTATGAAGCTCGATTTCAGATAAATCCTCTGCAGAAGAAGCAGGTATCGACATAGCTTGTGCAGTTATTGCACGTTTATCCTTCAGGCCAGCATAGGAGACCATCTGCCACGGCAGACTAAGAGAAGAAGCAAGTATTCGAGCAACATCAGTAGTGCCAAGACCGATTTTCTGCATCGTAAAACAAATGAAACGATCCTTTTCTCCAGAAACTAATGCCGGTTTCTGCGGAACAGCCTCATCACGGAAAGGTTGTACTTCGATCACTTCCTTCTCCATGTTGATTTCTTCTACAATGAAGTCTTCATAACGTTCTTTCAGTTTACCCCCAGTGCCAGGAGAATCAGTAGAATAGAATCGCATGCCAAGCCTCTGTTCAAAAGGAAGCGCTGGCTGCATAGATAATCACTCAAAGTAGCTTCAGAGAACCGGTGATCTTATCGATTTCGTGATTTGGTCCGGGACCGATTCCCAATACAGTTGCAGTACCTGGCGATAGCTGTGTCATTCCTGCATCGCGAACAAGATAATGGGGGATATTGTAACTACTTGCTTGATTCTTGAGGTCTATCAAAGCATCCATCGAATCCACTTGCACAGTTATTTTCTTTTGACCACTATTCAGCCAAGCTTCCCAAGCTTTCGGACTCTTCTTGCGAGCAGCTTCAGATGCACTAACTGCACCATGTGCAGTCTGAACTGCAATTTTTCCCACGCTCATGCCCAAATCTGTCCGAACCGCCATAACCTGCTTGTATTGGTCACTCATTTTCCGTACCCTTCTCAAGGATAATGATATGAAAAGCGATTGGTACAGTTAAAAAAGGGTTTCATATCACCTCTTTCACAGGTTGTTCCATTGAAAGCCGATGTTGTAGTGGTTGGTGCAGGACCAGCAGGTCTCATCACAGCCAGAGAGGTCGCGCGCAGTGGATATGACGTATTGGTTCTGGAGGAGCATCCACGTATCGGTGTGCCAGATCATTGTGCTGGATTGCTTAGTACAACGGGTCTCAATTCCCTTGGCTTGGCTCCACCTCATTATGTTATCCAGAACAACGTCAACGGGGCAAGGATGTACGCACCAAATGGAAGCAAACTGACAATTAGCAGAGGAAGAAGAGAAGCATTAGTTGTAGACAGGCGAGCATTCGATTCATGGTTGGCAGAACGTGCAGAAAATTCTGGTGCTATGATTCTCACGAATACCAAGGCTATTGATGCCACATTGCATGAGGGCAATCATTCTATCGTTTCATGTCGGGAGAATGGAAAGGCCAGAGAAATCAAGGCACGAATCATAGTGAATGCAGAGGGTGCAATTGGGCGTTTTTCAGGAGCTGTAGGACTTCCTACTGTCAAGCAATCTTCCAAGCTTCCAGCTTTCCAGTACGAGTTCCGAAACGTGAATCTGGATTCCGAACACGTTGAGATGTATTACGGGCGGAGGTTAGCACCGGGTTTCTTCGCATGGTGCATTCCTCTTGGAAAGGACCGCGCCAGAGTGGGAATGGCAGCTCGAAGTCATGTGCGAAAACGGCTTACCTGGGCTATTCAGCATCACCCCATACTCAGCAATAGAATCGGTGAGGGGACGATAGACCGCAAAATGGGTGGAGTTGTGCTAGTTGGAACTCCCATTTCAAGAACCTATGATGATAGGATACTTGTTGTCGGTGATGCTGCAGGGATGGTGAAAGCTACCACAGGGGGAGGAGTGATTATGGGAGGAAAAGCAGCAAAGATTGCAGGGAAAGTCATAGTTGGAGCATTATCTAAAGAGGAAACATCAGCCCAGTACCTGAAGAGATACGAGTACTTCTGGAAGAAGCAGCTGTTGAAAGATTTCTTTGCAATGTATGCTGCTCAGAAAATGATTTCACTTCTGTCAAATCAAGGGCTCAATTTCCTTTTCAGAAAGGTGAATGAGTACGGATTAATTGACACCATTGAACAACATGGTGATATGGATAGACAATCAAAAGTAATCACCCAACTTCTGAAGAATCCACGTATTGCCCTCAGGTTATTCGGTGTGATTCGCTATATCCAGCCGTTCTATTAGTTGATTGCACAGCTTTATGTGTTTATCAAGCAGCTGACCGTTTCAGGATGGCACAAAAATGATAGAATATGGGAAAGTTCTGAAGACTGCGTTCATGGTCTTGGAAGATATACCCATATGCAATCGCTGTTTGGGCAGACAATTCGCTTGGTTGAGCACGGATAGTGATAATGAACAGCGGGGGAATGCAATCAAGCTCCTCCTATCTATGGAGGCGGATGAACTCATCCGAACTGGGGAGAACAAGAAAGGATACGAGATAGTACGAATACTGGCGCAGAATGGAATGTTTCGGCCTGCTATGTCGCTAGCACAGGACAACGACTTAGAATATGAATCAGCTGATGATTGTTATCTATGCACAATCGAGGGGGAATCAATTTTCTCCCGCATCCCAGAAATAACAGATGAAGTCGGAGATATCAAAGACCAAATCGAGTTCGATACATATCTGGTTGGTTGTGTACCAATTCCAAAACTTGTTGAAAGGCAGGATGAAATCAGAGCTAAGCACAATCTTCTCCATGGAGAACCACTGAAATCCGATTTCAATCGAGAGCTCGGGAAGAGTATCTATGAGGAAACGAGGAAAGAGGTGGAATTCGAACGTCCCGACATTGTCTTCATCTACGAAATGGCCGACGAAACCTTTCGCCTTCAGATCAACCCTCTATTCATAAAGGGAAGATATAGGAAATTACAGAGGGGGATACCACAGAGTAGATGGGATTGCTCAGACTGTCGTGGGAAGGGTTGTGAGAAATGCGACGGAACGGGAAGAAAATACCCGGATTCTATTTCCGAGTATATTGGGATTCCAACGCAAAAAGCAGCCAAGGGATCTGACTTCAAGTTCCATGCCGCCGGACGGGAAGATATCGATGCATTGATGCTTGGTACAGGACGACCCTTTGTTGTTGAAGTATCAGAACCTCGAAAGCGACATCTTGACCTAGATTCGTTGCGAGAAAAAATCAACAGCACCGCGGAAGGCAAGGTTGAGGTTACAGATTTAGAGCCATCAGACAAAGATACTGTTCAGAAACTGAAATCGGAAGCATCAGAGAATATCAAAGAGTATGAAGCGCTGATTGAAACCAACACAGAGATAGAAGAGAACTTGGTAGCCGAAGCAGGGAAGAATCTCTCCGATATCACGATTGAGCAAAGAACTCCGAACCGAGTAGCTCATAGAAGAAGCGATTTGGTCAGAAAGAAGCAAATATATGAAGTGAAGCTCGAGAAAACAGGAAAAAAGAAGTTGAGAGGCTTCTTCAAGGTTCAAGGCGGGACATATGTCAAGGAGCTGATTTCGGGCGATGATGGCAGAACAAAACCCTCCCTAACCGAAGAGCTGGGAACAATGTGCACCTGTGAGAAGCTCAATGTTGTTGCAATATACGGCCTGCCTGCAGACCATAATCCTTAAGTCAGGAACTGAAAAGCCCCTTGGTGGGCCTCGGGTAATCAGATGTGGTCATATCCAGAAATCCGAGATTAAGTCCAACAACGAGATGATAACGATGGTCAAAAAGAGCCATGGATTTCGCAGAAGAACACGAAAGCTGATGACAAAAAAAGTGAGAGAGAAGGGTCAGCAACCCGTTAGTCAGGTTTTGATTGACTATGAAGTGGGCCAGAGAGTTGACATCATCATCGATCCTGCAGTACACAAGGGGATGCCACATTACAGATACCACGGACGTACTGGTGAAGTTATCGAGAAAAGAGGTAGGGGAATTGTTGTTAAAGTCAACCTAGGGAAAAAGGAAAAGACGCTCATTGTTCGACCTGAACATCTGAGACCATCAAAGAGCTGAGGGATTACAAATGCCGAGGGAAGTTACAGATAGGCGTGAAATATCGCTGCCGCAGGTTAAGAAAATTCTGAGAAAAAGAAAGAAACAGGGGGAATTATCGTTCCAACAAACCATAACTATGGAGCATGCTAAACTCTTCTCCAAGATGGCCCCTGCAGTAGCCCGCGATTTCATCAAAAGAATGCAAGAAAAATATGAAATCGATAGGCCTACGGCTGTACAGATGGCTAATATAGCACCTACTTCCTTGGAAGAACTCCGCAGTATCCTCGGAAGACATTATACAGGTCTTACCGAGGAAGAAATGATTGAAATTGTTGATTATGTGAAGAAGAAACGGAAGTAAGCGCTATAGAAGCGGTTATCCTTCAGATGAAGCGTTGCCCGATTGACTTTTATTGATAGTTGCTGCAGTGCTGCTTGGTGCACCACGTTACGAATTGGATGGAACTGCTATGGAAGATACACGACCAAAGAAATACGAGAGTCACACGTATGTCTTAGCAGTTGCGCAACCGCAGGGTTTTCGTCGAGATTCCAGAGATAGTGCACCAGTAGTACAAGGATTGGGTGAGACGTATTTCACCCTTCTAGAGATGGTTCCACGACGCAACGCGAACTTTGGTACGGGAGAACGTATTTCACTTAAGAAAGGAGCAAGAAGCAAGATTGATCATGTCAAGAGGAGAATCTCCTATGAGGATTTGACAGCTGAAAGCAAATCACAACTCCCTCTTGTTGTCGAAATCATTGTAACCAAGCATGAATCGAAGTTCGTGAAATGGTACAACCAAGCGAACCCGATTACTACAAGACTACACTCCCTGCAGCTTTTGCCCGGGGTCGGTCAAGCATTGATGTGGGCAATAATCGAAGAGCGGAAAAAAGAACCGTTCAAGAGCTTCGATGATATAGCTGAACGAACTAAGCTCCAAAGTGCAAAGAAAGCAATCAAAGAACGAATCATCGAAGAGCTAGAAGGGGATGTTAAGCGCTGGCTTTTCGTTAGACCTCCTGTCCGAGAATAGGGCTCTATTTCTTGTGTATGGGTGAGTGTTTTTGTCTGAACAAAGAATCAAATCCCGATTACGGAAATATGGGGTCAGACCCAGTCGCAAAGCAGGCCAGAATTTCTTGAAGGATAGTAGAGTGGCCAATTCCATGGTCAATGCAGCCCATTTGAATAGAGACGATCGTGTTCTTGAGATTGGAGGGGGATTGGGTACGATAACCCGTTGGATTGCAAAAGCAGCGGGAGAGACCTGGGTAGTGGAGATTGAAAGGGGATTGGTCAAAGCGCTTCGAGACGCATTGAAGAACTATAAGGAAGTACACATCATCCATGGAAACTTCCTAGAGATAGACTTGCCTCCAGCCAACAAGATTGTCTCAAATCTACCGTACAATATATCCTCGAAGACCATCTTTCGAATACTAGAGGAAATGGAGATAGACGAAGCAGTACTGATGTTTCAAAAGGAATTTGCTGAGAGATTGGACGCAGAACCATCAAACAGAGCATTTTCAAGACTTACTCTTAATGTTCAATATCATGCAGAAGTTGAATACCTCGAAACGGTTCCAGCTGAGAAATTCTATCCGGTTCCAGCTGTTGATTCTGCGATTGTTAGAATCACTCCTCAAAGCAGAGAAGTGAAGGCTAAGGACTATGTTGTCTTCAAGTGGTTACTACGAGGTATCTATTTGTTCCCCAAGAAGCAGGTTGGCAAAGCTCTCAAAATGTGGTTGCAGAACCTTGGGGAGAATCCAACATTAGCAGGAACGATGTTAGCTGAAGTTGAACCAGAAATTGACGAAACTAGAAGATTAAGATCTATCACCCTTGAAGAACTGATAGCGCTTTCAGATATTCTTACAAATAGGATAGATGAGGGAATACTTGAAGGGCCAGAAGAGTGATTACATTTGGAAGGCGCGGATCTTGATATTGTTGTATATGAGGGGGTTTACGCTCCAGCTGAGGATTCATACTTGCTCATTGATTCCATCGAAATTGATGATTCTGATTCTGTTCTGGAAATCGGTTGTGGTTCCGGAGTTGTAACAACTGCAATTGCTCGGGTTGCTTCGAGAGTTGTAGCAACCGATATATCCCAGCTTGCTTTGAGGAATACAAAACGGAACCTGAAGGCTAATGCCGAAAAATGCAATTGGAGTCTCTTGCAGGCGGATTTACTATCTCCCCTTAAAAGGGCGCGTGATTTTTCGGTGATAGTTTTCAACCCGCCTTATCTTCCCCAGGATGCCGAGAGAACTGCTCTAGATAATGCACTTATTGGTGGTGAAAGTGGAATAGAACTCACCACCGGATTTCTGAAGCAAGCAAAACAGAGAATCGGTGAGGGGGATACGGTCTATACTATTGCTTCATCAATTGCGGATGTAGATGGACTGTTGAGATACATAGGAGAGCTGGACCTACAATACGAAGTAATCAAGCGAAAGCGTATGTTCTTTGAAGAACTCCTTCTATTGAAGATAACTTTGATTTAATATCATACAAGACAACCGTTTTATTGATAGGTTAGTTCGGACAGAAGAGTAGCTCAGACGGCTATAGAGGTATGTCAGGTATGTCAGACAAGGAAGATGAGAAAAAATCCACGAAAAAAGATGAAGCTGAAATCGTAGAAGAAAACGGGCTCGTATACGTGGACTATGTGGGTAGGACCAAGGAAGATGGCGAAATCTTCGACCTGACCCTTGAAGATGTCGCAAAAGAAGAAGGCATCTATAACGATGAAGAGAGCTACAAGCCGATGCTCGTGGCAATTGGGAAAAACTGGTTATTACCAGCACTAGAGGAAGAACTCGTAGGGATGGAGGTAGGAGAATCCAAGACTGTTGAGGTTCCACCCGAAGATGCCGCTGGACCGCGAGACCCAGACAAAATCAAATTGGTCTCAAAACGCCAACTTCAGAAGCAAGGCGTGAGTCCTAGGAAAGGTGCAAGAGTAGAAGTTGGAAGGCAAAAGGGCATAATAACGAATGTCCTTGGTAGACGAGTGCGTGTAGATTTCAACAGCCCATTGGCCGGAAAAACGCTTGTCTTTGACGTGACGGTAAAAGGTATTGTTTCTGGCGAAATAGACAAGATCAACGCCGTCATCAAAAGACGAATTCCCGGTTTACCCGAAGACAAATACGATGCTCGCATAGAGGGGGGAACAGTGTTTATTGAGTTGCCAAAGGAATCCAGATACATTGAAAATGTACAGTATGCAGAAATTGGCATAGCCAGAGATACTTTGAAGGTAATTGAGGAAGCTGAAGAGGTCAAAATAGTCATCACCTATGAGCGGCCTGAAGAACTTAAAGAGGAAAAAGAAACACAAGAAGATGAAGAAAACGAAGAGTAGGCGTAAAAGAGATGAACCGGGGTACCGCAATTCATCCAGTACAACCTGGAGTACCACGAGAAAAAGGTTTTAATAGTGAAATCTAAACGCGTTAATCGTCACTAGTTCTCCAAGGCCTAGTCTTGTTAGGGAGATAATTACAAAATGCAAGAACATAGACAGCCCCCGAAAGAACCAGAATCCCTGAAAACTGGTACTACCACTGTTGGCTTAGTCGGAAAAGATGCAGCCGTTTTGGCTAGCGATCAGAGAGCCACAATGGGCTATCTGGTGGCGAGCAAGACAGCAAAGAAAATCCACAAGATAACAGATAGGATTGGTGCCACAATCGCCGGATCAGTAGCAGATGCACAGTCTATAATTGACCTGTTGCAGGCTGAATCAAAACTTTTCGAAATCCAGCGAGGGAGGCCCATGCGAGTCAAATCACTCGCACGTCTGTTGAGCAACATAATGTTTCAGGGTAGGGGTCTATATGTTCTACAATGCATAGTTGGAGGATATGACAGTGATGGTCCACAGGTTTACTACAATGACTTTGTTGGTGCCATCCTTTCAGATGATTACACCGCCACAGGATCCGGTTCGCCGGTAGCCTTTGGTGTTTTGGAATCGGAGTATGAAGAAGGGCTTACGAAGAACAAAGCCATAGAACTAGGCGTTCGTGCAATAGGCGCTGCAATCGAAAGAGACGCAGCCAGCGGGAATGCTATCCTTGCAAGTGTGATTGACAAGGACGGCTATCAAGAAGTTCCACAGGACAAGATCAAAAAGATCTGGAAACCTAAATAGGAACTTGCGTAAATCCGGATATTAACTCCTAGCTCCAGTACCTTTTCGGTTCTGGGGTGCTCTCTATACCTTGGATAGCTAGAGCATGCAGTATTACCACTCGAATTGTGAAGTGACTTTAGAATGGGCAAAAATAACAACAATGACCGTGATATCCGTGAACGGGTACTAGAGGAACTACCTCGATCAGCGGTTATAGACTCCGTCGAATACGAAGGTCCTGAAATTGCAATATACAGTAAAGCTCCCAAGATTCTTCTGGATGACGGAAACATAATCAAATCTCTAGCACGCAAGATGAGAAAACGCATCGTAGTCAGGTCCGCTCCTGAAGTAAGGCTTCCACATGATGAAGCCGAAAATACGGTTAGAGATCTCGTACCTGAAGATGCAGAAATCACCAGTATCGATTTTGATGATTCATGCGGTGAAGTTCTTATCGAGGCGCAGAAACCAGGACTGGTTATCGGAAGAAGTGGTAGTACGCTAAGAGAGATTACCAGAAAGACATTCTGGCGTCCTAATGTTATGCGAACACCTCCAATCGAGAGCAAGCTGATTAAGCAAATCAGATATATTATTCAATCAGAAGCTGACCAGCGCAACAAGATTTTCAGAGATATCGGAAAGAGAATTCATCGGGATACTCTTGTTGATAACGGATGGATACGACTTACCGCACTCGGAGGGTTCCGAGAGGTAGGCAGACAGTCTATGCTGCTTCAAACATCTGAAAGCAGCATTCTGCTCGAATGTGGTGTAAATGTTGGCACACCAAAGAAGGCCTTTCCAAGACTGGATATGCCTGAATTCAGCATTGATGAGTTAGATGCAGTCATAGTGACCCACGCTCACTTGGATCACTGTGGAATGGTCCCATTCTTGTTCAAGTACGGATATCGAGGGCCCGTTTACATGACCAAACCAACACTCCATCTAGCAACACTATTGCAGCTGGATTATTTGGATGTGGCCGAAAGAGAAGGGAAACTGCGACCATATAGGGATAGAGACGTGAAGGAAGCTATACTTCACACGATAACGCTCGGATACGGAGAAGTCACTGATATCGCTCCGGATGTTCGGCTTACACTACACAATGCGGGACACATCCTTGGTTCCGCTATTGTTCATCTTCATATTGGCGATGGGCAATACAATCTTGCTTACACAGGCGACTTCAAGTTCGGGAGGACTCGGTTGCTGGAACCAGCTTCATTTACCTTCCCACGCTTGGAAACGCTCATTATGGAAAGCACCTACGGCCACCCAACAGATAAGATGCCACCGAGACAGGAAGTGGAACGGAAACTCGCTTCAATCATCAAGAAGACAATCGATAGAGGCGGCAAGGTTTTGATTCCAGTGTTGGCCGTTGGCAGGGCCCAGGAGATGATGATTGTCATCGAGGACCTAGTGAGCAAGAATAGAATACCGAGAATACCGATATATATAGAAGGAATGATTGCCCAAGCAACAGCCATTCATACAACTCATCCAGAAGCCCTCAGCAAGAAAATCCGGGAGAAAATTTTCCATCAAGGTGTTAATCCATTCCTGAGTGATATCTTTGTACAAGTTGATAACCCAGACGAACGAGAAGAAATCGTTGAAGGAGAACCTTGCGTCATCATGGCAACTTCGGGAATGCTTGCTGGTGGTCCCAGTGTTGATTACCTCCGACTGCTCGCAGCAGAGGAGAAGAATACACTCGTGTTTGTGAGCTATCAGGCAGAGGGAACGCTCGGTAGGCGAATTCAAAAGGGGTGGAAAGAAATCAACATGCGAAATAGAGAGGGTAACACACAAGTCGTGCCTGTGAACCTAGAAGTAACTACCGTAGAAGGCTTCTCAGGTCATTCAGACAGAAAACAGATTCTCAATTTTGTGAAGCGATGCAATCCACGACCAGAGCGTGTCTTGACCTGCCACGGGGAAGCATCAAAATGTATCAACTTGGCATCAACAGTGCATAAAGCACTGAACATAGAAACAAAAGCGCTTATGGTTGCAGAGAGTATCAAGTTGACATAGCAGATAGGTGCTATTTGTCCCCTACATCCAACTGGCCTAGAATTTCACAAAAGAGGGTGTCACGATTACACAATCATCATTGACAAGAGCAATATCTGCATCATAACCTCTTGTCTGTCCGCGTATGCGCTCAACTATTCTTTTGAGCTCGAGCTTTCCCTGGCCATTGTTATGCATTCGTGATATATCCAGTAGAACAATACTGCCATCACGAACTTGATTTACGACGAAGGGTACGTCTTCTTCCAGGGATGTCAACTTTCGTGAGCGTATGAAAATCTGTTCCAATTCTGCTAGTTTCTTGCAGTCTCTCGCTGGATCTTCTTGTTGGACTGCATGAGCAGGTGAGAAGAGACCGAGATTGGAATGGGTTTTCTCGTCTGACTCTTTGTCCTCTTCATCTTTTTTCCGACCAAGCCCGAAAGGGAGCTTCATTCAACTACACCTCAGAATCGAGACTGATAATTCAATACACAAAGAAAAGGGCGTGTATTATCGCCCGGCTTTTTTTGCAGAATTCTTATACTCAGGTTTGTACTTATGGTAGTTGACTACCATGGAAGTTGAATCTCTGCAGGAAAAACTCAAGGTCCTTAGCAACCGATATGCAATCCGAATCTTGCAGGTGCTAAGCCCAAAAGAGGGCGGCGTGGTTCACAGCTTGGGCTGGGACGATTTGGCAGAGGGAATCCTTCAACTGCAGGGATACCCACGGCCTGACACATCGTATGAAGAAAAAACCAAGGCACAAGTACAATACGAAAAGAAAAGGGCAAGAATAACGTCGGGAGGTACATTGTATGAAACAATGGGCAAACTCGTCGACGAGGGGCTAGTTCTTGAGGAGGGTGAAAGACGCAAGAAGAATCGTGCCTTTCGCATTACTAGAGAAGGTCGACTGGCTCTTTCAGCGTTACAGGCAATGGAAGGATCCCTGGGTGCAACTACTACATTACAAGAAACAGCTGAAAAACTACTCAAACACAAGAACTTCCTCGGGCTCCTTCCCGGTCAACGAGAATTCCTCGAGGAAGTGGAAGAACTGCCAGGAAATATGATTATCCAGATGGGGCCTGGAGCTGGAAAGACCTTCTTGGCAATCATCCTGCTACTTTCCCGGATTCGGAAGGGAGCAAAATGTGTCTACCTCGCACCCTATACGTCTCTGCTTCGCCAGATTATTGATGAATATGGTGTGCTTTTCAAGCAGATGGGAATTGACGTCGTGAGGTTGGATGGAACTACCAGGCCATCCAGTCAGCAATTAGATGATGCGAATCTTGTTATTGCTATCTACGAGTCGTTCCTCTCAGCAATCATGGCAAACCAGCTATGGACAAAGGATCTCGATCTGGCGGTAATTGATGAGCTTACGGAGCTTGATGGGGGACAGCGAACCCTTCGAGCGCGGTA of Candidatus Lokiarchaeota archaeon contains these proteins:
- the truD gene encoding tRNA pseudouridine(13) synthase TruD — encoded protein: MQPALPFEQRLGMRFYSTDSPGTGGKLKERYEDFIVEEINMEKEVIEVQPFRDEAVPQKPALVSGEKDRFICFTMQKIGLGTTDVARILASSLSLPWQMVSYAGLKDKRAITAQAMSIPASSAEDLSEIELHNIELRDFEYC
- a CDS encoding peptidyl-tRNA hydrolase, with the translated sequence MSDQYKQVMAVRTDLGMSVGKIAVQTAHGAVSASEAARKKSPKAWEAWLNSGQKKITVQVDSMDALIDLKNQASSYNIPHYLVRDAGMTQLSPGTATVLGIGPGPNHEIDKITGSLKLL
- a CDS encoding geranylgeranyl reductase family protein produces the protein MVQLKKGFISPLSQVVPLKADVVVVGAGPAGLITAREVARSGYDVLVLEEHPRIGVPDHCAGLLSTTGLNSLGLAPPHYVIQNNVNGARMYAPNGSKLTISRGRREALVVDRRAFDSWLAERAENSGAMILTNTKAIDATLHEGNHSIVSCRENGKAREIKARIIVNAEGAIGRFSGAVGLPTVKQSSKLPAFQYEFRNVNLDSEHVEMYYGRRLAPGFFAWCIPLGKDRARVGMAARSHVRKRLTWAIQHHPILSNRIGEGTIDRKMGGVVLVGTPISRTYDDRILVVGDAAGMVKATTGGGVIMGGKAAKIAGKVIVGALSKEETSAQYLKRYEYFWKKQLLKDFFAMYAAQKMISLLSNQGLNFLFRKVNEYGLIDTIEQHGDMDRQSKVITQLLKNPRIALRLFGVIRYIQPFY
- a CDS encoding tRNA pseudouridine(54/55) synthase Pus10, which codes for MIEYGKVLKTAFMVLEDIPICNRCLGRQFAWLSTDSDNEQRGNAIKLLLSMEADELIRTGENKKGYEIVRILAQNGMFRPAMSLAQDNDLEYESADDCYLCTIEGESIFSRIPEITDEVGDIKDQIEFDTYLVGCVPIPKLVERQDEIRAKHNLLHGEPLKSDFNRELGKSIYEETRKEVEFERPDIVFIYEMADETFRLQINPLFIKGRYRKLQRGIPQSRWDCSDCRGKGCEKCDGTGRKYPDSISEYIGIPTQKAAKGSDFKFHAAGREDIDALMLGTGRPFVVEVSEPRKRHLDLDSLREKINSTAEGKVEVTDLEPSDKDTVQKLKSEASENIKEYEALIETNTEIEENLVAEAGKNLSDITIEQRTPNRVAHRRSDLVRKKQIYEVKLEKTGKKKLRGFFKVQGGTYVKELISGDDGRTKPSLTEELGTMCTCEKLNVVAIYGLPADHNP
- a CDS encoding 50S ribosomal protein L21e, with translation MVKKSHGFRRRTRKLMTKKVREKGQQPVSQVLIDYEVGQRVDIIIDPAVHKGMPHYRYHGRTGEVIEKRGRGIVVKVNLGKKEKTLIVRPEHLRPSKS
- a CDS encoding DUF655 domain-containing protein, which gives rise to MEDTRPKKYESHTYVLAVAQPQGFRRDSRDSAPVVQGLGETYFTLLEMVPRRNANFGTGERISLKKGARSKIDHVKRRISYEDLTAESKSQLPLVVEIIVTKHESKFVKWYNQANPITTRLHSLQLLPGVGQALMWAIIEERKKEPFKSFDDIAERTKLQSAKKAIKERIIEELEGDVKRWLFVRPPVRE
- the rsmA gene encoding ribosomal RNA small subunit methyltransferase A, with product MFLSEQRIKSRLRKYGVRPSRKAGQNFLKDSRVANSMVNAAHLNRDDRVLEIGGGLGTITRWIAKAAGETWVVEIERGLVKALRDALKNYKEVHIIHGNFLEIDLPPANKIVSNLPYNISSKTIFRILEEMEIDEAVLMFQKEFAERLDAEPSNRAFSRLTLNVQYHAEVEYLETVPAEKFYPVPAVDSAIVRITPQSREVKAKDYVVFKWLLRGIYLFPKKQVGKALKMWLQNLGENPTLAGTMLAEVEPEIDETRRLRSITLEELIALSDILTNRIDEGILEGPEE
- a CDS encoding methyltransferase produces the protein MEGADLDIVVYEGVYAPAEDSYLLIDSIEIDDSDSVLEIGCGSGVVTTAIARVASRVVATDISQLALRNTKRNLKANAEKCNWSLLQADLLSPLKRARDFSVIVFNPPYLPQDAERTALDNALIGGESGIELTTGFLKQAKQRIGEGDTVYTIASSIADVDGLLRYIGELDLQYEVIKRKRMFFEELLLLKITLI
- a CDS encoding peptidylprolyl isomerase; translation: MSGMSDKEDEKKSTKKDEAEIVEENGLVYVDYVGRTKEDGEIFDLTLEDVAKEEGIYNDEESYKPMLVAIGKNWLLPALEEELVGMEVGESKTVEVPPEDAAGPRDPDKIKLVSKRQLQKQGVSPRKGARVEVGRQKGIITNVLGRRVRVDFNSPLAGKTLVFDVTVKGIVSGEIDKINAVIKRRIPGLPEDKYDARIEGGTVFIELPKESRYIENVQYAEIGIARDTLKVIEEAEEVKIVITYERPEELKEEKETQEDEENEE
- the psmB gene encoding archaeal proteasome endopeptidase complex subunit beta yields the protein MQEHRQPPKEPESLKTGTTTVGLVGKDAAVLASDQRATMGYLVASKTAKKIHKITDRIGATIAGSVADAQSIIDLLQAESKLFEIQRGRPMRVKSLARLLSNIMFQGRGLYVLQCIVGGYDSDGPQVYYNDFVGAILSDDYTATGSGSPVAFGVLESEYEEGLTKNKAIELGVRAIGAAIERDAASGNAILASVIDKDGYQEVPQDKIKKIWKPK
- a CDS encoding beta-CASP ribonuclease aCPSF1, which gives rise to MGKNNNNDRDIRERVLEELPRSAVIDSVEYEGPEIAIYSKAPKILLDDGNIIKSLARKMRKRIVVRSAPEVRLPHDEAENTVRDLVPEDAEITSIDFDDSCGEVLIEAQKPGLVIGRSGSTLREITRKTFWRPNVMRTPPIESKLIKQIRYIIQSEADQRNKIFRDIGKRIHRDTLVDNGWIRLTALGGFREVGRQSMLLQTSESSILLECGVNVGTPKKAFPRLDMPEFSIDELDAVIVTHAHLDHCGMVPFLFKYGYRGPVYMTKPTLHLATLLQLDYLDVAEREGKLRPYRDRDVKEAILHTITLGYGEVTDIAPDVRLTLHNAGHILGSAIVHLHIGDGQYNLAYTGDFKFGRTRLLEPASFTFPRLETLIMESTYGHPTDKMPPRQEVERKLASIIKKTIDRGGKVLIPVLAVGRAQEMMIVIEDLVSKNRIPRIPIYIEGMIAQATAIHTTHPEALSKKIREKIFHQGVNPFLSDIFVQVDNPDEREEIVEGEPCVIMATSGMLAGGPSVDYLRLLAAEEKNTLVFVSYQAEGTLGRRIQKGWKEINMRNREGNTQVVPVNLEVTTVEGFSGHSDRKQILNFVKRCNPRPERVLTCHGEASKCINLASTVHKALNIETKALMVAESIKLT
- a CDS encoding DUF552 domain-containing protein, with product MKLPFGLGRKKDEEDKESDEKTHSNLGLFSPAHAVQQEDPARDCKKLAELEQIFIRSRKLTSLEEDVPFVVNQVRDGSIVLLDISRMHNNGQGKLELKRIVERIRGQTRGYDADIALVNDDCVIVTPSFVKF